ATCTCAGGAGCAGGTGGGTAGAGCAAATAAAAACGCCGCAGCTGCTTATCTTGCTAAATTAAATTTATATCAGGCATATAAGCAAAATGATGCACATCAAGTAACAAGTATTGATGCAGCAAAATTACAGGAAGTTATAGATTATGCTGATAAAGTTACTGGTACTTTAGAGGGAGATTTTGGAAATAATTTTTTAGATGGTCATGACAATGGTCCAGAATCTATTTGGGCTGTACAATTCTCTATAAATGATGGTACTAATACTGGAAGAGTAAGTTTTGTTACAGGGTTAAATTCTCCTCACGGAACTCCTCTTTATGGATGTTGTGGTTTTCACTTGGCTAGCCAAAATATGGTAAATGCATTTAGAACTGATGCTAATGGCTTACCATTATTAGATACTTTCAATGATTCAGATATTTTTAATACCATTACTGATGGGGTTGCTCCACTAGCGTCTGGAGTTACTTTAGACCCAAGAATTGACCATACTGTTGGTATTCCAGGAAGACCATTTAAATATAAAAACACTTTAAAAACTTCTGGAGATATGGTTTACAATTTCAGTTGGGCTAGAGATCCAGGTGTTTATGGGTATTTTGGTAATATGAAAGAGCAACAATCTCCAGACTGTTCTTGCTACGTGAAAAATGGACCATTTATAGGTACTTCTAAAAATGTTGATTTTATAAGATATGCAGATGTGTTATTATTTAAAGCAGAAGCATTAATTCAATTAAACAGATATGCTGAAGCATTACCTTTAATTAATCAAGTTAGAGCAAGAGCTGCTGCGAGTAAAGAAATGCCGTTGGCAGCAGGAGCTTCAGATGTTTATAAAATTGCTCAATATCCTTCTTTTCCTTCAAAAGACTATGCATTGAAAGCATTAATGTTTGAAAGACGATTGGAGTTTGGTATGGAAGGACCTAGATTCTTTGATCTTGTAAGATGGGGAATAGCTGAGCCGGTATTGAATGCTTACCTAAATGTTGAGAAAACTAAAAGGGATTTTCTTTCTAATGCACATTTTACTGCAGGAAGAGATGAATATTATCCAATACCTCAAAGAGAAATTGATTTTACAGGAGGATTATATATTCAAAATCCTGGATATTAATTGAAAGGATTATAGTTTTTGAGTTAGTTTGGTAATTCCAGAAGAAATTAATTAAAACGGTTTCTTCTGGATATCAAAAGAAGTTATGAAATTGAAAATAAAATTAAATTTTTATCTCAGTTCTTCTGTTAAGACTTTTTATTAGGGTAAGCAGTTGTCAAGCAAATGATGATTTACTAACTATAAAATAACAACTAAAATAAGAAAATCATGATTAAAATTATTAAAAGAATATCGATGTTTTTAGTGTTCGGCTGTTTATTAGCACTAACTTCATCCTGTGAAGATATAGAATGGGGCGGAATAACGCCAACTATTGCTCAAAAAGTAAGCGGATTAAGTGTTGCTTTAAATGGTGACGATGCTGTTTTAACTTGGACTAA
Above is a window of Flavobacterium sp. 123 DNA encoding:
- a CDS encoding RagB/SusD family nutrient uptake outer membrane protein; translation: MKKYNNIVTICLSILFLTSCSSDFLEYEPTGVLSSENVATAANAEALVSAAYAAIGNDEMVGPITNQWVYGSVRSDDAYKGGGGRGDVDVIDRYEQYNTTIADYGDWMLPRTWTNHYKAISRANFALSVINAIPDADYPLKKVRQAELRFLRAHSHFMLKLLFNKVPYITEDLTQEEILKTSNDLSSDALWDKIAEDFKFAYDNLPQSQEQVGRANKNAAAAYLAKLNLYQAYKQNDAHQVTSIDAAKLQEVIDYADKVTGTLEGDFGNNFLDGHDNGPESIWAVQFSINDGTNTGRVSFVTGLNSPHGTPLYGCCGFHLASQNMVNAFRTDANGLPLLDTFNDSDIFNTITDGVAPLASGVTLDPRIDHTVGIPGRPFKYKNTLKTSGDMVYNFSWARDPGVYGYFGNMKEQQSPDCSCYVKNGPFIGTSKNVDFIRYADVLLFKAEALIQLNRYAEALPLINQVRARAAASKEMPLAAGASDVYKIAQYPSFPSKDYALKALMFERRLEFGMEGPRFFDLVRWGIAEPVLNAYLNVEKTKRDFLSNAHFTAGRDEYYPIPQREIDFTGGLYIQNPGY